In a genomic window of Demequina muriae:
- a CDS encoding VanW family protein — protein sequence MARGKDHARKLAEEQARRRRNSAAHRSLRRRAEKGAGARSASATPPADATLADDSDATERTTTGDMPASAAASPDRDDAATPDDGDPTASDDAPASDDATASDDATASDDAPVVERVPTSELKAPVWLAAGEAATADAGDDAYAPRFEPGEEPGGEPAEGDEARGGTDETLGEEEDSEPEPASAGDPAGEETDRDGDERAPAPERASVFAPAHGPSDTVAEDDQTAVHAPVDDTAVMGPVDDDAPTTAHESRAASTPPWEDEPIPDTTDGGGHVTRNKKRRTAWILPLTLVAIAVLYVGAQALMSTTVPRGTEVLGIQIGGMSDTEAIGAVGDAAVALEGEDLELRAVEESFALPASDAGLSIDVDSTIAQVTGFTVMPDRLWAHIAGGGPLTPVTDVDEEALAEALESAAVQLDGPAQDAGVTVAEGSVEVVPGRPSVTIDQEESATRLAQAWPSTQAIDLIAQTEPPTITDEDAAAFAAELETETFAAPITLVGEDAEATIEPATIAATSTVEAGPGGLELVVDGTALAAQIIEANPDLTTEGENASVSFDDSHDIVIDEGSPGITIDGEALGDAVVAAASSMGRIADLPYTAADPEVSAEDLGLADFTEIVSSFDTPLTAEPVRTQNLRVAAADVEGVVVQPGDTFDLTEVLSPINEEEGYQPAHVIVNGILTNGMGGGLSQMATTAYNAGYFAGFEILDHRPHSVWFTRYPAGRESTIYTGSINVEFRNNTPYAAVFNSYIDGGRLHVDVWSTEHFEVTTSASPKSNVKEPGVKEVTSANCEAKGPGQPGFTITNTRTVKLDGDVVEETSDTWTYKPDDAIECVSDDDEDD from the coding sequence ATGGCCCGCGGTAAGGACCACGCACGCAAGTTGGCAGAGGAGCAGGCGCGCAGGCGGCGCAACTCCGCCGCGCACCGCTCGCTGAGGCGACGCGCGGAGAAGGGCGCCGGTGCTCGGTCGGCGTCGGCGACGCCACCGGCCGACGCCACGCTCGCGGACGACTCCGACGCCACCGAACGGACGACGACCGGCGACATGCCCGCGTCTGCGGCCGCCTCACCGGACCGCGACGACGCTGCCACTCCTGACGACGGCGACCCCACCGCGTCTGACGACGCCCCCGCGTCTGACGACGCCACCGCCTCCGATGACGCCACCGCCTCCGACGACGCCCCCGTGGTCGAGCGAGTGCCCACCAGCGAGCTGAAGGCCCCGGTGTGGCTGGCGGCAGGAGAGGCGGCGACCGCAGACGCCGGCGACGACGCCTACGCGCCGCGCTTCGAGCCGGGCGAGGAACCCGGAGGGGAACCCGCCGAAGGCGACGAGGCTCGTGGGGGAACCGACGAGACGCTGGGCGAGGAGGAGGACTCGGAGCCCGAGCCCGCATCGGCCGGTGACCCTGCTGGCGAGGAGACCGACCGAGACGGCGACGAGCGTGCCCCTGCGCCCGAGCGCGCATCAGTGTTCGCGCCTGCGCACGGGCCGTCGGACACCGTGGCGGAAGACGACCAGACGGCCGTGCACGCGCCGGTGGATGACACCGCCGTGATGGGACCTGTGGACGACGACGCCCCGACGACGGCCCACGAGTCCCGGGCAGCGTCCACGCCGCCATGGGAGGACGAGCCCATCCCTGACACCACGGACGGCGGCGGACACGTGACGCGCAACAAGAAACGGCGGACGGCGTGGATCCTGCCGCTCACGCTGGTCGCCATCGCCGTGCTTTACGTGGGCGCGCAGGCGCTGATGTCGACCACGGTGCCGCGGGGCACCGAGGTGCTCGGCATCCAGATCGGCGGCATGTCCGACACCGAGGCGATCGGAGCAGTCGGCGATGCCGCCGTCGCGCTCGAGGGCGAGGACCTGGAACTGCGCGCAGTCGAGGAGTCCTTCGCGCTGCCCGCCTCGGACGCAGGACTGTCGATCGACGTCGACAGCACCATCGCGCAGGTCACGGGCTTCACGGTGATGCCCGATCGACTGTGGGCGCATATCGCTGGAGGCGGTCCGCTGACGCCGGTGACCGATGTCGACGAGGAGGCTCTCGCCGAGGCCCTGGAGAGCGCGGCCGTGCAGCTCGACGGGCCCGCGCAGGACGCCGGCGTGACGGTCGCCGAGGGGTCGGTCGAGGTCGTTCCCGGCCGGCCATCCGTCACGATCGATCAGGAGGAGTCGGCGACGCGGCTGGCGCAGGCATGGCCGTCGACGCAGGCGATCGATCTGATCGCTCAGACCGAGCCGCCCACGATCACCGACGAGGATGCTGCGGCCTTCGCCGCCGAGCTCGAGACCGAGACGTTCGCGGCACCCATCACGCTGGTGGGCGAGGACGCCGAGGCGACGATCGAGCCCGCCACCATCGCCGCCACGTCGACCGTCGAAGCAGGCCCGGGCGGCCTCGAGCTGGTGGTGGACGGCACCGCGCTCGCGGCACAGATCATCGAGGCCAACCCCGACCTCACGACGGAGGGCGAGAACGCGTCCGTCTCGTTCGACGACAGCCACGACATCGTCATCGACGAAGGCTCGCCCGGCATCACGATCGATGGAGAGGCGTTGGGTGACGCGGTCGTCGCGGCCGCGAGCAGCATGGGCCGGATCGCCGACCTGCCGTACACGGCTGCGGACCCGGAGGTGAGTGCCGAGGACCTGGGCCTGGCTGACTTCACCGAGATCGTCAGCTCCTTCGACACGCCTCTCACGGCCGAGCCCGTCCGCACGCAGAACCTGCGTGTCGCGGCCGCGGACGTCGAAGGTGTGGTCGTCCAGCCAGGTGACACCTTCGACCTCACCGAGGTGCTGTCGCCGATCAACGAGGAGGAGGGCTACCAGCCCGCCCACGTGATCGTGAATGGCATCCTGACGAACGGCATGGGAGGCGGGCTCTCGCAGATGGCGACCACGGCGTACAACGCCGGGTACTTCGCCGGATTCGAGATTCTCGATCACCGTCCGCACTCCGTGTGGTTCACGCGCTACCCGGCAGGGCGCGAGTCGACCATCTACACCGGTTCGATCAACGTGGAGTTCCGCAACAACACTCCTTACGCCGCAGTCTTCAACAGCTACATCGACGGCGGCCGGCTGCACGTCGACGTGTGGTCGACCGAGCACTTCGAGGTCACCACGTCGGCGAGCCCCAAGTCCAACGTGAAGGAGCCGGGCGTCAAGGAGGTCACCAGCGCCAACTGCGAGGCCAAGGGTCCTGGTCAGCCGGGCTTCACGATCACGAACACGCGCACCGTCAAACTCGACGGCGACGTGGTGGAGGAGACCTCCGACACGTGGACGTACAAGCCGGACGACGCGATCGAGTGCGTGAGTGACGACGATGAGGATGACTGA
- the typA gene encoding translational GTPase TypA, producing the protein MPVRSDLRNVAIVAHVDHGKTTLVDGMLVQGGAYGDHAHVEDRAMDSGDLEREKGITILAKNTAIRYLGEASEPGGVTINVIDTPGHADFGGEVERGLSMVDGVVLLVDASEGPLPQTRFVLRKALAAHLPVIIVVNKVDRPDARISAVVEETHDLLLGLASDLHDDVPDLDIDALLSVPVVYASAKAGRASLNQPEDGGMPDSDNLEPLFHTIMDRIPGPSYEDDAPLQAHVTNLDASPFLGRLALLRIFNGTLRKGQTVAWARADGSLTSVKITELLETKGLDRVPAESAKQGDIVAVAGIADITIGETLTDLDDPRPLPRITVDDPAISMTIGINTSPLSGRVKGAKVTARQVKDRLDKELVGNVSLRVLPTERPDAWEVQGRGELALAILVEQMRREGFELTVGKPQVVTKKVDGKVHEPMEHMTIDVPEEHLGAVTQFLAARKGRMESMSNHGTGWVRMEFIVPARGLIGFRSTFLTETRGTGIASSIAHGYAPWNGAIDFRTNGSLVADRTGVVTSNALMLLQNRGTFFVKPTEEVYEGMVVGENSRGEDMDVNITKEKKLNNIRSATGDELERLSPPRVLTLEESLEFAGEDECVEVTPDNVRIRKVILDQTERARATSRAKRLDG; encoded by the coding sequence ATGCCCGTGCGCTCCGACCTGCGCAATGTCGCGATCGTCGCCCACGTCGACCACGGCAAGACCACCCTTGTTGACGGCATGCTCGTCCAGGGTGGCGCCTATGGCGACCACGCTCACGTCGAAGACCGCGCGATGGACTCCGGTGATCTCGAACGCGAAAAGGGCATCACGATCCTCGCGAAGAACACGGCGATCCGCTACCTCGGCGAGGCCTCCGAGCCGGGCGGCGTCACCATCAACGTGATCGACACTCCTGGCCACGCTGACTTCGGCGGCGAGGTCGAGCGGGGACTGTCCATGGTCGACGGCGTCGTCCTGCTCGTGGATGCGTCCGAGGGCCCGCTGCCCCAGACGCGCTTCGTACTGCGCAAGGCGCTCGCGGCCCACCTGCCCGTCATCATCGTCGTCAACAAGGTCGACCGTCCCGACGCGCGCATCAGCGCCGTCGTCGAGGAGACCCACGACCTGCTGCTGGGTCTGGCCTCCGACCTGCACGACGACGTCCCCGACCTGGACATCGACGCGCTCCTCTCGGTCCCGGTGGTCTACGCCTCCGCCAAGGCCGGGCGTGCCTCACTGAACCAGCCCGAGGACGGCGGAATGCCGGACTCCGACAACCTCGAGCCGCTGTTCCACACGATCATGGATCGCATCCCGGGGCCGAGCTACGAGGACGACGCGCCGCTCCAGGCGCACGTCACGAACCTCGACGCCTCGCCCTTCCTGGGCCGACTCGCGCTGCTGCGCATCTTCAATGGCACGCTGCGCAAGGGCCAGACAGTGGCGTGGGCGCGTGCCGACGGCTCGCTCACGAGCGTGAAGATCACCGAGCTGCTCGAGACCAAGGGCCTCGACCGCGTCCCCGCCGAGTCAGCCAAGCAGGGCGACATCGTCGCCGTCGCAGGCATCGCTGACATCACCATCGGCGAGACTCTGACCGACCTCGACGACCCGCGTCCGCTGCCGCGGATCACCGTGGACGACCCCGCGATCTCGATGACCATCGGCATCAACACGTCGCCGCTGTCCGGCCGCGTCAAGGGTGCCAAGGTGACCGCCCGTCAGGTCAAGGACCGCCTCGACAAAGAACTCGTCGGCAACGTGTCGCTGCGCGTTCTCCCCACCGAGCGTCCGGATGCCTGGGAGGTCCAGGGCCGTGGCGAGCTCGCTCTCGCGATCCTCGTCGAGCAGATGCGACGGGAGGGCTTCGAGCTCACCGTGGGCAAGCCGCAGGTCGTCACCAAGAAGGTCGATGGCAAGGTCCACGAGCCGATGGAGCACATGACCATCGACGTGCCCGAGGAGCACCTGGGCGCCGTCACGCAGTTCCTCGCCGCGCGCAAGGGCCGCATGGAGTCGATGTCGAACCACGGCACCGGCTGGGTGCGCATGGAGTTCATCGTTCCCGCCCGTGGCCTGATCGGATTCCGCTCGACGTTCCTCACGGAGACGCGCGGCACCGGAATCGCCTCGTCGATCGCTCACGGCTACGCACCGTGGAACGGCGCGATCGACTTCCGCACCAACGGCTCGCTCGTCGCGGACCGCACCGGCGTGGTCACCTCGAACGCGCTGATGCTGCTGCAGAACCGTGGCACGTTCTTCGTCAAGCCCACCGAAGAGGTCTACGAAGGCATGGTCGTCGGCGAGAACTCCCGTGGTGAGGACATGGACGTGAACATCACCAAGGAGAAGAAGCTCAACAACATCCGGTCCGCGACCGGTGATGAGCTCGAGCGCCTGTCGCCTCCGCGCGTCCTGACGCTCGAGGAGTCGCTCGAGTTCGCAGGCGAGGACGAGTGCGTCGAGGTCACTCCCGACAACGTCCGCATCCGCAAGGTGATTCTGGACCAGACGGAGCGCGCTCGCGCGACGTCGCGCGCCAAGCGGCTCGACGGGTAG
- a CDS encoding SRPBCC family protein, with translation MTTAQSTIDVNVPLSTAYNQWTQFESFPHFMSGVESVTQIDDSRTHWVTKIAGVEREYDAEITDQVADDHIAWHSIGELKQGGRVEFRSAGPEVTTITLTLDWDPEGFVESAGAALQVDDAMVKGDLKNFKTFIEERGVEEGGFRGDIRGGSGATADPQI, from the coding sequence ATGACCACCGCACAGAGCACGATCGACGTCAACGTTCCCCTCAGCACCGCGTACAACCAGTGGACCCAGTTCGAGTCCTTCCCGCACTTCATGTCGGGGGTCGAGTCCGTCACGCAGATCGACGACTCGCGCACTCACTGGGTGACGAAGATCGCCGGCGTGGAGCGTGAGTACGACGCCGAGATCACCGACCAGGTGGCCGACGACCACATCGCGTGGCACAGCATCGGCGAGCTCAAGCAGGGCGGTCGGGTCGAGTTCAGGTCCGCGGGCCCCGAGGTCACGACCATCACTCTCACGCTGGACTGGGACCCCGAGGGCTTCGTGGAGTCCGCCGGCGCGGCGCTGCAGGTCGACGACGCCATGGTGAAGGGCGACCTCAAGAACTTCAAGACGTTCATCGAGGAGCGCGGCGTCGAAGAAGGCGGCTTCCGCGGCGACATCCGCGGTGGCTCCGGCGCCACCGCCGATCCGCAGATCTAG